Part of the Hallerella porci genome is shown below.
TGAAAGTCGAAAAATTCTTTGGATTTTCTGCGGGCTTGTTTTTATTCCGGGAATTGCGTGGGGAATTTTCTTTGAATACGCAGGATGTTTAGGAACGCTTCCATTATTAGGCGATTTTTCGGATTACAATTTACGTTATCAATATTTTCACATGTTTCCGTTTGTTCGCATTTTTGAATATCTGTTTGGGATGATTCTTTTTCGACTTTATAAATCGGGCGCGTTTGATTTTTTACAAAAAAATTATGTCGCAGGAATTTTGCAAATCGCATTGCTCGGACTTTTATATGCGAGTTTGTTTACGATGAAATCCGAAAATGTCGCGTGGAATTTTATTTGTCATCATTCGGTTGCCGTTTTGATTTACGGCGGTTTAATTGTAAGCATTACCACATCGAAAGGATGGCTTTCTAAAATTTTCTGCATTCCGATGATTCGGTCGGTGGGACGCGCTTCGTTTTATCCGTATTTGATTCATTTGCCGCTCATTACAATTGCGTGGAGTTTTTGCAATTTAAATCGTCCGCTTGCAACGGTAATTTTCCTTCTCTTTATTTATACGATTAGCACGCTCTATCAAAATTATAAAACGGCTAAGAAAAAGCGTTTAGCGGCAAAATAAAAAAGACATAAATTGTCAAAATAGAAAGCTAAATTCACGACGAAAATGTTGAAAAATAAA
Proteins encoded:
- a CDS encoding acyltransferase family protein, whose protein sequence is MNVNGKSYFPAIDGLRLLASLNIVMLHLSSSSALGYMSHWNWIFPVVTAPAFAAGLFFILAGFLFGSKFNDPDRRMPVIPFMFARIAKLYRCHFAMTVLMFAALYVKLGGFENMFHPLRSFLMHATLTWTFLPQLGMKLNEPSWSLTAFFVCYAITPFCARFFAKIESRKILWIFCGLVFIPGIAWGIFFEYAGCLGTLPLLGDFSDYNLRYQYFHMFPFVRIFEYLFGMILFRLYKSGAFDFLQKNYVAGILQIALLGLLYASLFTMKSENVAWNFICHHSVAVLIYGGLIVSITTSKGWLSKIFCIPMIRSVGRASFYPYLIHLPLITIAWSFCNLNRPLATVIFLLFIYTISTLYQNYKTAKKKRLAAK